One Cryptomeria japonica chromosome 9, Sugi_1.0, whole genome shotgun sequence genomic window carries:
- the LOC131033509 gene encoding phospholipase A1-Igamma2, chloroplastic-like has translation MGKFPLGVANGSLKGEDLNENGTCKSKHQLGDIWREIQGANNWKGMLNPIHPLLKAEILRYGDFAQQCYDAFDNTRSSKYYRNCKRTKSSLGKRLELVKCGRDYQVTEYIYANTGTLNSYFQEKARDSGAWMGFIAVSTDPDEIKRLGRRDIVVAWRGTETPQEWIQNLRDILVPATLSITGESNTQDTFKPDVRIEKGFLKYYTSVNKGSRLSAREIVVNEIRRLLNNFKDEDVSITFTGHSLGAALATISAYDIKKMVMNENYMRSIPVTVFAFASPRVGNLSFSQHVEEIGVKVLRLVNRKDLIPKVPGVFVNEKMGWLTRILYWLPWAYVHVGIEINLDSSNSTVLKQTYNPVGFHNLEVYLHLVNGLQENSELPFTSSGRDPALVNKNSDLLVTKLQIPSYWWTRRNKEVAKRIDGMLVYSPRPATSVPLPQSSTPVISNLVSLLQVVLVLSVVIILFQIGRTI, from the coding sequence ATGGGAAAATTTCCATTAGGTGTTGCTAATGGGTCTCTAAAAGGAGAAGATCTGAATGAGAATGGAACATGCAAAAGCAAACATCAACTTGGTGATATATGGCGAGAAATCCAGGGGGCAAACAATTGGAAGGGCATGCTTAATCCCATTCACCCGCTTCTCAAAGCAGAGATTCTCAGATATGGTGATTTTGCACAGCAGTGCTACGATGCATTTGATAATACTCGGTCTTCCAAATATTATAGAAATTGCAAGCGCACCAAAAGCTCACTCGGGAAGAGATTGGAATTAGTAAAATGTGGACGTGATTATCAAGTCACCGAATACATATATGCCAATACTGGAACCCTCAATTCCTATTTCCAGGAGAAAGCAAGGGATAGCGGTGCTTGGATGGGTTTCATTGCTGTTTCCACAGATCCAGATGAGATAAAAAGATTGGGTAGGCGTGATATAGTTGTTGCATGGAGAGGCACCGAAACACCACAAGAATGGATTCAAAATCTAAGAGATATATTAGTTCCTGCTACTCTGTCGATTACTGGAGAATCCAACACCCAAGATACATTCAAACCCGATGTTCGGATAGAGAAGGGGTTTTTGAAGTATTATACATCAGTAAATAAAGGCTCCAGGCTCAGCGCAAGAGAGATTGTTGTGAATGAAATAAGGAGGTTATTGAATAATTTCAAAGATGAAGATGTGAGTATAACATTCACTGGACACAGCTTGGGAGCTGCACTGGCAACCATAAGTGCATACGACATAAAAAAGATGGTGATGAATGAAAATTACATGAGGTCAATACCTGTCACAGTCTTTGCCTTTGCCTCTCCACGAGTAGGTAACTTATCATTTTCCCAACACGTTGAGGAGATTGGAGTTAAAGTGTTGCGCCTGGTAAACAGAAAAGATTTGATTCCTAAAGTTCCTGGAGTCTTTGTGAATGAGAAAATGGGTTGGCTCACCAGAATTCTGTATTGGCTTCCATGGGCATATGTTCATGTGGGAATCGAGATTAATTTAGACAGCAGCAACTCAACAGTGCTGAAACAAACTTATAATCCAGTGGGTTTCCACAATTTAGAGGTTTATCTCCACTTGGTCAATGGGCTTCAAGAGAATAGCGAGCTGCCTTTTACATCATCAGGAAGAGATCCAGCCCTTGTCAACAAGAATTCTGATTTATTGGTTACAAAGCTTCAAATCCCTTCTTACTGGTGGACGCGGAGAAATAAAGAAGTGGCGAAACGCATAGATGGAATGCTGGTATACTCTCCGAGACCGGCCACTTCTGTTCCCCTTCCTCAGTCCTCAACCCCGGTCATCTCTAATTTAGTAAGTTTATTACAGGTGGTTCTTGTTCTTTCTGTAGTTATAATTCTCTTCCAAATTGGACGTACAATCTAG